In a single window of the Desulfuromonas sp. TF genome:
- a CDS encoding helix-hairpin-helix domain-containing protein, which produces MRSPRGAGLLVLVLLAGYAVFYSRAVLHDGGPPAFFVESRPEVAVVLGEGFPAPGLHQFSDGTSLEDVIKLTGLGLAPSLAEDPRIHLPLRPGEFVDILVDESQVVEMKRKWLPALQRMALGIALHPDCMNYDDWQALSGVGPRLAERIEDDRQQNGDFGSLDGLKRVRGIGPRSIEGWRNFF; this is translated from the coding sequence GTGCGCTCTCCGCGAGGAGCTGGTTTACTTGTTCTAGTCCTGCTCGCCGGTTACGCGGTCTTCTACAGCCGGGCGGTCCTCCACGACGGAGGACCCCCGGCTTTTTTCGTGGAAAGTCGGCCGGAAGTTGCGGTGGTCCTGGGGGAAGGATTTCCGGCTCCCGGTCTTCATCAATTTTCTGACGGTACCTCCCTGGAAGACGTCATTAAATTGACTGGGCTGGGATTGGCTCCCTCTCTGGCGGAAGATCCGCGAATACACCTCCCCCTTCGTCCCGGTGAATTCGTGGATATTCTCGTAGACGAGTCCCAAGTGGTTGAAATGAAACGAAAGTGGCTTCCGGCATTGCAACGCATGGCCCTCGGGATAGCACTCCACCCTGACTGCATGAACTATGACGACTGGCAGGCCCTATCCGGAGTCGGTCCCCGGTTGGCGGAGAGAATCGAAGATGACCGTCAACAAAATGGCGATTTTGGCTCGCTGGACGGGTTGAAAAGGGTGCGGGGGATCGGTCCGCGAAGCATTGAAGGCTGGAGAAATTTTTTTTAG
- the cimA gene encoding citramalate synthase gives MSLIKLYDTTLRDGTQAEDVSFLVADKIRIAQKLDELGIHYIEGGWPGSNPKDIAFFKDIKKVSLSQAKIAAFGSTRRAKTTPARDNNIQTLIQAEPDVVTIFGKTWDFHVFEALRISLEENLELIYDSLAYLKEQVGEVIYDAEHFFDGYRANPEYALKTLQAAQEAGADCIVLCDTNGGTLPHQIPSILDEVKKAVSTPLGIHTHNDSECAVANSLVAVENGIVHVQGTINGFGERCGNANLCSIIPSLRLKMERECVDDGQLKRLREVSRYIYELANLVPNKHQAYVGNSAFAHKGGVHVSAIQRHPETYEHIRPERVGNITRVLVSDLSGRSNILAKAEQFNINLDSKDPVTLEILEEIKEMENKGYQFEGAEASFELLMRRALGTMRHFFSVIGFRVIDTKRHEDEKPISEATIQVKVGGKIEHTAADGNGPVNALDNALRKALESFYPQIREVRLLDYKVRVLPAGKGTASITRVLIESGDKASRWGTVGVSDNIIDASYHALVDALQYKLLKDQER, from the coding sequence ATGAGTCTGATCAAGCTGTACGATACGACACTGAGGGACGGCACCCAGGCAGAGGATGTTTCTTTTCTTGTGGCGGATAAGATCCGCATCGCCCAGAAGCTGGATGAACTGGGGATTCATTACATCGAGGGAGGTTGGCCCGGCTCAAATCCAAAGGATATCGCCTTCTTCAAGGACATCAAAAAGGTTTCCCTGTCGCAGGCGAAGATCGCCGCCTTCGGCTCCACCCGTCGGGCTAAAACGACTCCAGCCAGGGACAACAACATCCAGACTCTCATCCAGGCTGAGCCGGACGTGGTCACCATTTTCGGCAAGACTTGGGACTTCCATGTATTCGAGGCGCTGCGCATCAGTCTGGAAGAGAACCTTGAGCTCATCTACGATTCCCTCGCCTATCTCAAGGAACAGGTCGGCGAAGTGATCTACGATGCCGAGCATTTCTTCGACGGGTACCGGGCCAACCCCGAGTACGCGCTCAAGACCCTTCAGGCAGCCCAGGAGGCCGGGGCGGACTGCATCGTTCTGTGCGACACAAACGGCGGCACTCTGCCGCACCAGATCCCGAGCATCCTTGACGAGGTGAAGAAGGCGGTGTCCACCCCGCTGGGGATTCACACTCACAACGACAGCGAATGTGCGGTGGCCAATTCCCTGGTGGCGGTGGAAAACGGCATCGTCCACGTTCAGGGGACGATAAACGGTTTCGGCGAGCGGTGCGGCAACGCCAATCTCTGCTCCATCATCCCATCGCTGCGCCTCAAGATGGAACGGGAATGCGTCGATGACGGGCAGCTGAAAAGATTGCGCGAGGTTTCCCGCTATATCTACGAACTGGCCAACCTTGTACCCAACAAACACCAGGCCTACGTCGGAAATTCCGCTTTCGCCCACAAGGGGGGAGTGCACGTCTCCGCCATCCAGCGCCATCCCGAAACGTACGAACACATCCGGCCGGAACGGGTGGGCAATATCACCCGGGTGCTCGTCTCCGATCTCTCCGGACGATCCAACATTCTTGCCAAGGCCGAGCAGTTCAACATCAATCTTGACAGCAAGGACCCGGTCACCCTGGAGATCCTCGAGGAAATCAAGGAGATGGAGAACAAGGGTTATCAATTCGAAGGGGCGGAGGCCTCCTTCGAACTGCTCATGCGCCGGGCTCTGGGAACCATGCGCCATTTTTTCTCGGTGATCGGATTCAGAGTCATCGACACCAAGAGGCATGAAGACGAAAAACCGATCTCCGAGGCCACCATACAGGTCAAGGTGGGAGGGAAAATCGAACACACCGCCGCCGATGGCAATGGGCCTGTCAATGCCCTGGATAATGCACTGCGCAAGGCGCTGGAAAGCTTTTATCCCCAGATCAGGGAAGTGCGGCTGCTCGACTACAAGGTTCGGGTTCTTCCAGCCGGCAAGGGGACGGCCTCGATCACTCGGGTGCTGATCGAATCGGGGGACAAGGCTTCCCGCTGGGGAACGGTGGGGGTGAGCGATAACATCATCGATGCCTCGTACCATGCCCTTGTGGATGCTCTGCAGTACAAACTGCTCAAGGATCAGGAACGGTAG
- a CDS encoding aspartate kinase, producing the protein MALVVQKYGGTSVGTIEKIRNVARRVARTYDDGNDVVVIVSAMAGETNKLVALANEICEFPSEREYDVLVATGEQVTIALLSMCLQSMGYKAKSYLGHQIPILTDSSYSKARIEKIEDKKIREDLKNGTIIVVAGFQGTDKEGNVTTLGRGGSDTSAVAVAAGLKADVCEIYTDVDGVYTTDPRMVPEASKIEKISYDEMLEMASLGAKVLQIRSVEFAKKYDVVVHVRSSFNDNPGTLVMKEDADMETVLVSGITYNKDEAKISVMRVPDKPGIASKLFSPLSHANITVDMIIQNVSHEGYTDLTFTVPRSDFKKALKIVEETASQIGAGGVASDENIAKVSIVGVGMRSHSGIASKMFQTLSQEGINIQMISTSEIKVSCVVDSKYTELAVRVLHDAFGLSRKDVKAE; encoded by the coding sequence ATGGCCCTGGTTGTGCAGAAATATGGTGGAACTTCGGTGGGGACCATCGAGAAGATCCGCAATGTTGCCCGTCGGGTCGCCAGGACCTACGACGACGGCAACGATGTGGTGGTGATCGTCTCCGCCATGGCCGGCGAAACCAACAAGCTGGTCGCCCTGGCCAACGAGATCTGCGAGTTTCCCAGCGAACGGGAATACGACGTCCTGGTCGCCACCGGCGAGCAGGTGACGATCGCCCTCTTGTCCATGTGCCTGCAGTCGATGGGGTACAAGGCCAAGAGCTACCTCGGTCATCAAATTCCGATTCTTACCGACAGCTCCTACTCCAAAGCCCGCATCGAGAAGATCGAGGACAAGAAAATCCGTGAGGACCTGAAGAACGGCACCATCATCGTGGTCGCCGGGTTCCAGGGCACGGACAAGGAGGGGAACGTCACCACCCTCGGCCGCGGCGGATCCGATACTTCGGCGGTGGCGGTGGCTGCCGGTCTCAAGGCCGATGTCTGCGAGATCTACACCGATGTCGACGGGGTCTATACCACCGACCCGCGGATGGTTCCCGAGGCGTCCAAGATCGAGAAGATCTCCTATGACGAGATGCTGGAGATGGCATCCCTCGGGGCCAAAGTGCTGCAGATCCGTTCGGTGGAATTTGCCAAGAAATACGACGTGGTGGTTCATGTCCGTTCGAGTTTCAACGACAATCCAGGGACCCTGGTGATGAAGGAGGATGCTGATATGGAGACCGTTCTGGTTTCGGGGATTACCTACAACAAAGATGAAGCTAAAATCTCAGTGATGCGCGTACCCGACAAGCCGGGGATCGCCTCCAAGCTATTCTCGCCCCTGTCCCATGCCAATATCACCGTGGACATGATCATTCAGAACGTTTCCCACGAAGGGTATACCGACCTGACTTTCACGGTCCCCCGGTCGGATTTCAAAAAAGCTCTCAAGATCGTCGAAGAGACGGCCTCCCAGATTGGAGCCGGCGGCGTCGCTTCCGACGAGAATATCGCCAAGGTCTCTATTGTCGGCGTCGGCATGCGCTCCCATTCGGGCATCGCCAGCAAGATGTTCCAGACTCTCTCGCAGGAAGGCATCAACATACAGATGATCTCGACCAGCGAGATCAAGGTCTCCTGCGTCGTCGACTCCAAGTACACGGAACTGGCGGTGCGGGTTCTCCACGATGCTTTCGGACTCTCCAGAAAGGACGTGAAGGCGGAATAA
- the lpdA gene encoding dihydrolipoyl dehydrogenase, which yields MIEFDIAVIGGGPGGYVAAIRAAQQGACVCLIERDKVGGTCLNRGCIPTKALYSTALLLQRIKNSASHGIRAENLDFDFAQAARRKDEVVEKLVGGVEQLLKGNGVDIFRGEASLEGTGKVKIRSKDVVGHIRAKNIILATGSVVARPETLPIDGKNVLTSNEILAIKELPKSLLVIGGGYIGCEFASIFSAMGTEVTIVEQLPAILARSDRQAVREVEKTLKEQGVTIHTGTSVEALETAEGKVTARISGGRELSVEKVLVAVGRVPNTEGLGLEEAGVRTERGAVVVDEGMRTSAEGIFAIGDVTNIIQLAHVASYQGGIAVANALGGDRRADYRVVPSTIFTLPEIGQVGLTEEDCKEKGLEVKVGRFSYQASSKALCDGEPRGLVKVVAAKEDGTILGASIVGEEASALIAEVAVAMQEKMSAARLGEVIHSHPTLPEMIMEAAEDVGDSAVHKPGRGGRKTERVNKA from the coding sequence ATGATCGAGTTCGATATAGCGGTCATCGGAGGCGGCCCCGGCGGATACGTCGCGGCCATTCGGGCGGCCCAGCAGGGCGCCTGCGTATGTCTCATAGAGAGGGACAAGGTGGGGGGGACCTGCCTCAATCGGGGGTGCATTCCGACCAAGGCCCTGTACAGCACCGCGTTGCTGCTCCAGAGAATCAAGAATTCAGCCTCCCATGGCATCCGTGCGGAGAATCTCGACTTTGATTTCGCTCAGGCCGCCCGGCGCAAGGACGAGGTGGTCGAGAAGCTGGTCGGCGGGGTGGAACAGCTTCTCAAAGGGAACGGTGTCGACATCTTTCGGGGCGAGGCCTCCCTGGAGGGGACAGGAAAGGTGAAAATCCGTAGCAAGGACGTGGTCGGCCATATCCGGGCCAAGAACATCATTCTGGCGACGGGGTCCGTGGTGGCTCGTCCTGAAACCCTACCCATCGACGGGAAAAATGTTTTGACCAGTAATGAAATTCTTGCTATTAAAGAGCTTCCCAAGAGCCTGCTGGTCATCGGCGGCGGCTATATAGGCTGCGAATTCGCCAGTATTTTTTCCGCCATGGGCACTGAAGTGACCATTGTGGAGCAGCTTCCCGCCATCCTCGCCCGCAGCGATCGGCAGGCGGTGCGGGAAGTGGAAAAAACCCTGAAGGAACAGGGGGTGACCATCCATACCGGCACCTCGGTCGAAGCACTTGAGACGGCTGAAGGAAAGGTGACTGCCCGCATCTCCGGAGGCCGGGAGCTGTCCGTCGAAAAGGTGCTGGTCGCGGTGGGGCGGGTGCCCAATACCGAAGGACTGGGGCTGGAGGAGGCCGGTGTCAGGACCGAGAGGGGGGCTGTGGTGGTGGATGAGGGAATGCGCACCTCGGCCGAGGGAATCTTTGCCATCGGCGACGTCACCAACATCATTCAGCTCGCCCATGTCGCCTCCTATCAGGGCGGTATCGCCGTGGCAAATGCCCTGGGCGGGGATCGCCGAGCCGATTACCGCGTTGTTCCCAGCACCATATTCACCCTGCCGGAGATCGGGCAGGTCGGTTTGACAGAAGAGGACTGCAAGGAGAAGGGGCTGGAGGTCAAGGTCGGCCGCTTTTCCTACCAGGCGTCGAGCAAGGCGCTCTGCGACGGGGAGCCGAGAGGCCTAGTCAAGGTGGTTGCGGCCAAGGAGGACGGCACGATCCTCGGCGCTTCCATTGTCGGGGAGGAAGCATCGGCCCTGATCGCGGAAGTGGCGGTGGCCATGCAGGAGAAGATGAGCGCCGCCCGACTCGGGGAAGTCATCCACTCTCATCCCACCCTCCCGGAGATGATCATGGAGGCGGCCGAGGATGTCGGCGACTCTGCCGTTCACAAGCCCGGCCGCGGTGGAAGAAAAACCGAACGCGTCAACAAAGCTTAG